A region of the Rickettsiales bacterium Ac37b genome:
TATGCTAGCTACAATGGATTTTATTGCAAGTAAGACTAGAAAACTTAAGAAGTAAGTGATATATAGCAAATTAACTTGTTATTTATAGTTTTTTATTTGAATTGGGTGGGCTGTTGTTCATCACTCTCCTTATCTTCTGGAAACGTTGCTTCTATAAAATCTTTTACTATTTTTTGCTCATCTATTATCATGCTAATACAGTATCAAGATCATATTTTTTACTCTTTATTATTTCATATCATAGATTTTAGTTATAATGCATCATAAGGCTTGATAAAAGTCCCCCGCGGGGGACTAATATACAATTATGCTTCTATACATTCTTTTTCTTTAACTAAGTTAATTTTCACTTGTTTTATAGAACTATTATATTGCTTCCAAGCACACAGTAACTGATCAGCATATTCATTTTCTATTCTGGTTCTTACAAAACTATTATTTCTTACTATAAGCTCCACAACATTTTCTCTAATATCAGAAAACTCTAATTTGCTAATCCAACTTATAAAATTTGGTTTATCTATTTTTTGCTTTAATATATTCCAAACTGCTTTCCATCCTTCATGGATAATATTATTTTCTATAGCATCAAGATCTGTAATTATCTTTTGAGATTGATTTAAATTACTATACTCACTCTTATCTTGAGGTTCCCATTTTTCTGTAATAGCTTTTTTTACAATTGCTTTACAATTTTTAATTTTTTTATCACTCATATACTCTTTTACTGCGTCAATAGCATTTTTTAAAATTTGATCATCAACATTTTGGCATAGAGAATTTGTATAGCTTTTCGGCAGATGAAATTCTTGCTGAAGCTGTTTAATATAAACATTCTCTGTTACATCTTTTTCTTCTGGATGCTCTAACGCAAATATTTGGTTTTCTGAAATACTGCTTTCTAATAATTCTTCTTTTTTGTGTACTACAAAAGATAAATACATAATCTTTCTATCTTTTCTACGATAACTTACATCTACGTTAATATCTCCTAATTTATTTATTTCTTTTAATGCTGAAGATAGCACTTTTTGATTCAGTTTTCTAAAATCATTATAATATTCTTCTTCTGCCCCTAAAATTTTTCTAATATTATTTACTGTAACCCATTCAGTAGTTATTTTTGGCCTTTTCTCCACACATAAATATTCCGTTAAATATTCCCATAAAGCTAAAGAATATTTACTCCGAAAACGCCCTTGAATCACCATATTAATTCTAGCATAAATAGTAGGATTAGCTAGCATCTCACTAAGCACTGTATCATATCTATAATATAGCACTCCCTCTACTATATCTGCCCCAGAAAGTATTGTTACTATACCCCATCTATTTTTTTTATCTTTAGTCAGGACATTAAATTCTATTTGTTCTCTAACCATAGAACGTATTGCTTCTTTAAGTTCGTCATTAGGATGTGAATTTGAAGACCAGCCAATAGATTTTGATAACTCCAATAATGAAATTTTATGAGTAATATTTTTTCTTAAATTATGAAAAGCATTTTTGAGAAGAATATTAAATAATTTACGAGCAATAAGAGTAGTAGTAGAATTATTAATATGAATTGCAGCTGTATGTTTTATTAACTCATTATTTTGTTCACTACTTTTCATCATTAAACTCAAAAAATTAATCAAGAAACAAACCATAAACATTAAAACAAATGTACCCGTATGTCAATTATCTTTAGGTACAATAAGATCATTTTTCTCTCACAAAATTACTCCTATGAAATGGGTACATTACTATTTTTTGGGTACAATTCGTCTATGAAATGGGTACAATTCGTCTATGAAATGGGTACAATTCGTCTATGAAATGGGTACAATTCAAATGCTGCTTCGAAGCAATTTAGCGCCTTACAAGACCCCCTTTAAATATATTTAAATTATTTAAATATATAAAACACACACTATTACTTACTGTAGGTAAAGTAGACTCTAAAGAGAAAATTTTTAAATTTTTTAAAATATGTGTGTGTTAAGATATATTTTTTGGAAAGAAAGAGATGATAAATTATCTTAGATGTTTCAATAAACAAAAACAGAATTGATAGTTAGATATTAAATGTGCTTTAAAATGATTTAGGAGAGTTTTTAGAATAGTTATCATCTATAAATAGGGATTTATGCTATGAATAAAAAATTGCTTCTGTAAAGTCTTCTAAACAAGATTTAGTATAAAGAGTTAATTTATAAATCATTAAGGTGAGATATTAGAAATTATTTCTTAAAAAACAATACCACAAATGTAGCCTGTTTAGGTGCTAAGAACCATAGTAAACTTTTTGTTCATTTTGATATGGTAAAAACAAAAAATTTATATGAGGAGATGTTATGTAAAACTAAAATTTTGTATTGGCTTATTTTAAATTTAGTTGATTATACAAAATAACAATATATTATTAGCCTTACTTGTATGAATAATTCATAGCAAAAGTTAGAAAATAAGAGGATATAACATATACAGCAATGGATCAAAATAATCAAAAGAAAGCATTAATTACAGGTATTACTGGTCAAGATGGAGCATATCTTGCAGAATTTTTATTACTTAAGGGATATGAAGTACACGGAATAAAACGTAGATCATCGCTTTTTAATACAGCACGTATAGATCATTTATACCATGATCCTCATGAGCAAAGAATAAATATGCATCTACACCATGCGGATCTGACAGATTCTTCAAGTTTAATCAGAGTTTTACAAAGTGTTCAACCAGATGAGGTTTATAATTTAGCTGCTCAAAGTCACGTAGCGGTATCTTTTGAAGAACCAGAATATACAGCTAATTCAGATGCTATTGGAACTCTTAGACTGCTAGAAGGGATAAGATTGTTAGGGCTTGAGAAAAAAACTAAGTTCTATCAAGCATCTACTTCAGAACTTTATGGGCTTGTTCAAGAAGTGCCTCAAAGAGAAACCACTCCTTTTTATCCTAGATCTCCATATGCTGTTGCTAAATTATATGCTTATTGGATCACTACCAATTATAGAGAAGCATATGATATGTATGCGTGTAATGGTATATTATTCAACCATGAATCACCTCTGCGTGGTGAAACATTTGTAACAAGAAAAATTACTCGTGGACTTGGAAGGATTAAACTAGGCTTACAAGAGAAAATATATATGGGAAATCTCGATGCCAAGAGAGATTGGGGACATGCTAAAGATTATGTAGAAATGCAATGGTTAATGTTACAGCAAGATACACCTGAAGATTTTGTAATAGCAACAGGTGAACAACATTCTGTACGCGAATTTATTGAAATTGCAGGTAAAGAAATAGGTATGAACATAGTATGGGAAGGTAAAGGCATAGAAGAGAAAGGATATGATAGTGTAACAGGTAAATGTATAGTTGCAGTTGACCATAAGTATTTTAGACCTACTGAAGTTGACACTCTGTTAGGCGATGCATCAAAAGCTAAAGCAAAATTAGGTTGGTCACCCAAAATATCTTTTAAGGAATTAGTGAAAGAAATGATACTACATGATTTAAAGGAAGCTGAGCATCAAGCTTTAGCTAAAGAACACGGATTTAAATATTTTAATTATTATGAATAAAATAATACCTGTATATAAACCTTGGCTAAATGGAAACGAGAAGCTATATGTGAATCAGTGTCTAGATTCTTCCTGGATCTCATCTAAAGGAGAGTTTATAGAAAGATTTGAAAAAGAATTTTGCTGTTATACAAAGTCTAATTATGCAACCACTGTTACAAATGGTACTGTAGCTTTGCATCTAGGATTAAAAGCCCTAAATATAGGAATTGGGGATGAAGTAATCGTACCTACCTTAACTTATATTGCATCTATCAATACTATTATTCAAAGTGGAGCTACACCTATATTTGTAGATTCTTTAGAGCATACTTTACAAATGGATTCTAACGATATATTGCGTAAGATAACTCCAAAAACTAAAGCTATAATGGTGGTACATCTTTATGGATTACCTTGTGATATGGCTACAATTACTGTCATTTGTAAGGAAAATAATCTATTAATGATAGAAGATTGCGCTGAAGCGTTTGGTAGTTATTACAGAGGTAAACATGTGGGTACATTTGGTGATATAGGTACTTTTAGCTTTTTTGGAAATAAAACTATTACTACTGGAGAAGGTGGAATGGTTATAAGCCAGAATAAAGCTATTATAGAACGAGCAAAGCATTTAAAAGCACAAGGAGTATCAAAAGAAATAGAATATTGGCATGATGAAAAAGCTTATAATTATCGTATGACAAATATTTGTGCTGCGATAGGACTAGCGCAGCTAGAGAGAGCAGATGAGATTATAAGAAATAAGAAGAAGATTGCTGATTGGTATAGAGAAAACTTGACTTCTTTGCCTTTAAGATTTCATGATGAAATTCCTGGTACTACCCACTCTTTTTGGATGTGTACAATTATTTTAGATTCAGAACAGGACAGAGATTCTTTAAGAAAGTATCTTCAAGGGTCTGATATCGAAACACGTCCTTTATTTCCTCCTGCCCATACTCTACCATATATAAAAACTAACCAGCATTTCACAGTTGCTGAATCTCTTAGTAAACGAGGAGTAAATTTGCCAAGTTATCCTGAATTATTGGAAGAAGATGTAATAAATATCTGTGATTACATTAGACAATTTTTAAAAAATAAAAAATACTAAAGAATATATCATGGATCAGATCTGTTCCTTAAAATTAAAGAAATTTAAATAATAATATGAATTAAATGCAAAAGGATTACCAAAATGAAAAACAGGCTATGCTTTTTGCAAATTGCTCGTGGTATAGCCTGCTTATTAATAGTTTATATACATTGGCTTAGATTTCTACATAATCCAAATGGTAGCGCTGATATAGTGTTCCAACCTGCGATAGAAGGATATATAGCACCATCAATTACTACACAAATAATGGAATTAAAGAATAAAATTTTGCCGTTTGATTTTCGAGAAGTCTATTTTGGACTTGGACTTTTTTTTCTTATTAGCGGTTTTGTTATACCACTTTCCATGGAAAAGGGGACACAAATAGAATTTTTGATTAGGAGAATCCTGAGAATTTATCCAGTAGTTATTATTACTACTATAATGACATCTATTATTTTATTTTTATCGCAGCGATATTATAATTCTGATTT
Encoded here:
- a CDS encoding replication protein RepB (Protein involved in initiation of plasmid replication) yields the protein MKSSEQNNELIKHTAAIHINNSTTTLIARKLFNILLKNAFHNLRKNITHKISLLELSKSIGWSSNSHPNDELKEAIRSMVREQIEFNVLTKDKKNRWGIVTILSGADIVEGVLYYRYDTVLSEMLANPTIYARINMVIQGRFRSKYSLALWEYLTEYLCVEKRPKITTEWVTVNNIRKILGAEEEYYNDFRKLNQKVLSSALKEINKLGDINVDVSYRRKDRKIMYLSFVVHKKEELLESSISENQIFALEHPEEKDVTENVYIKQLQQEFHLPKSYTNSLCQNVDDQILKNAIDAVKEYMSDKKIKNCKAIVKKAITEKWEPQDKSEYSNLNQSQKIITDLDAIENNIIHEGWKAVWNILKQKIDKPNFISWISKLEFSDIRENVVELIVRNNSFVRTRIENEYADQLLCAWKQYNSSIKQVKINLVKEKECIEA
- the gmd gene encoding GDP-mannose 4,6-dehydratase, translated to MDQNNQKKALITGITGQDGAYLAEFLLLKGYEVHGIKRRSSLFNTARIDHLYHDPHEQRINMHLHHADLTDSSSLIRVLQSVQPDEVYNLAAQSHVAVSFEEPEYTANSDAIGTLRLLEGIRLLGLEKKTKFYQASTSELYGLVQEVPQRETTPFYPRSPYAVAKLYAYWITTNYREAYDMYACNGILFNHESPLRGETFVTRKITRGLGRIKLGLQEKIYMGNLDAKRDWGHAKDYVEMQWLMLQQDTPEDFVIATGEQHSVREFIEIAGKEIGMNIVWEGKGIEEKGYDSVTGKCIVAVDHKYFRPTEVDTLLGDASKAKAKLGWSPKISFKELVKEMILHDLKEAEHQALAKEHGFKYFNYYE
- the arnB_2 gene encoding UDP-4-amino-4-deoxy-L-arabinose--oxoglutarate aminotransferase, whose product is MNKIIPVYKPWLNGNEKLYVNQCLDSSWISSKGEFIERFEKEFCCYTKSNYATTVTNGTVALHLGLKALNIGIGDEVIVPTLTYIASINTIIQSGATPIFVDSLEHTLQMDSNDILRKITPKTKAIMVVHLYGLPCDMATITVICKENNLLMIEDCAEAFGSYYRGKHVGTFGDIGTFSFFGNKTITTGEGGMVISQNKAIIERAKHLKAQGVSKEIEYWHDEKAYNYRMTNICAAIGLAQLERADEIIRNKKKIADWYRENLTSLPLRFHDEIPGTTHSFWMCTIILDSEQDRDSLRKYLQGSDIETRPLFPPAHTLPYIKTNQHFTVAESLSKRGVNLPSYPELLEEDVINICDYIRQFLKNKKY